From Halodesulfovibrio sp., a single genomic window includes:
- a CDS encoding YbhB/YbcL family Raf kinase inhibitor-like protein produces the protein MKFFSPAFAPTENIPVKYTCDGEDISPPLQWSDLPEGTKTLALICDDPDAPSGVWDHWLMFNISPDVTGLEENTPKQFDPFRGAGHGLNSWNKAFYNGPCPPAGQHRYYFKLYALDTRLRIKPGANKAALLKAMEGHILDQAHFWAVYSRPESEE, from the coding sequence ATGAAGTTTTTTAGTCCGGCGTTTGCCCCGACAGAGAACATTCCGGTTAAATATACATGTGATGGTGAAGATATTTCACCACCGCTGCAATGGTCTGACCTTCCTGAAGGGACTAAAACTCTGGCTCTTATTTGCGATGACCCCGATGCGCCTTCAGGCGTTTGGGATCACTGGCTTATGTTTAATATCAGTCCAGACGTAACAGGACTGGAAGAAAATACCCCTAAGCAGTTTGATCCATTCAGGGGTGCAGGGCACGGACTGAATAGCTGGAATAAAGCATTTTATAACGGACCATGTCCGCCAGCTGGGCAGCATCGATACTATTTTAAACTATATGCCCTTGATACACGATTGCGAATTAAACCCGGCGCAAACAAAGCAGCACTGCTAAAAGCAATGGAAGGTCATATTCTCGACCAAGCACACTTCTGGGCTGTTTATTCCCGACCTGAGTCTGAAGAATAG
- a CDS encoding molybdopterin biosynthesis protein — protein sequence MTAPKRNVYLKTIPLTEAVAKTQAVLDRDLLLRSEIVPTHEAAGRVLSEAVFAEYSSPTFHSAAMDGIAVTAKETFTAREGSPLRLTKGESFDSVNTGNPLPENRDAVIMIENVVFVDENTVEIETPAFPWQHVRRIGEDIVATELLFPQNQQISPYDIGALLSAGIWEVRVWEKVRVCIIPTGDEVLDFEKRPEPAPGQVIESNSQVLGAMARNLDCIVDRVPPVPDVPELLEKTVEAKLNEPYHVVIICAGSSAGSKDFTRATIAKLGEVVVHGVAAMPGKPSLLGVCKDKLVAGAPGYPVSAVICFEELLTPLISWISRKPVPARPTVDAELTRKMPSKLGVEEFLRLSIGKVGDKYVATPLARGAGCITTMSRAQGVGRIPAQSEGTDQHATVHTELLVEEKRLDEVLVTVGSHDNTLDILADELMGLDTPLRLASSHVGSMGGILAVKNGSCHMAGAHLFDPETGDYNFPFIDKYLPDTDVTLINLAIRHQGFIVPKGNPQNIASITDIADGTVRFLNRQRGAGTRILFDHHLKEAGITPSAVSGYDKEEFTHMAVAVNVLTGAADTGLGIYAAAKALDLDFVPLARERYDLIIPTAHLETPQVQAVLKLLQSPTFKARIEALGGYETSLTGQIMKPGIGLGE from the coding sequence ATGACTGCACCGAAACGAAACGTATATTTGAAAACAATCCCGCTTACTGAAGCCGTAGCCAAAACACAGGCTGTGCTCGATAGAGATTTACTGCTACGTAGCGAAATTGTACCGACACATGAAGCTGCCGGACGAGTTTTGTCCGAGGCTGTGTTTGCGGAATATTCCTCGCCGACATTTCATAGTGCAGCTATGGACGGCATTGCTGTAACAGCAAAGGAAACGTTTACTGCACGCGAAGGTTCTCCGTTACGCCTTACAAAAGGGGAATCTTTCGATTCTGTGAATACAGGCAACCCCCTGCCTGAAAATCGTGATGCTGTTATAATGATCGAAAACGTCGTTTTCGTTGACGAGAACACCGTTGAAATCGAAACACCGGCGTTTCCTTGGCAGCATGTAAGACGCATCGGCGAAGATATTGTAGCAACCGAGTTGTTGTTCCCGCAAAACCAGCAAATTTCTCCATATGATATCGGGGCACTGCTGAGCGCTGGTATTTGGGAAGTGCGCGTTTGGGAAAAAGTGCGTGTTTGCATTATCCCGACCGGTGATGAAGTGCTTGATTTTGAAAAGCGTCCTGAACCAGCTCCGGGACAAGTGATTGAGAGCAATTCACAGGTTCTCGGTGCAATGGCTCGTAATTTGGATTGTATTGTAGATCGTGTTCCCCCCGTGCCGGACGTACCGGAACTTCTGGAGAAAACGGTCGAAGCCAAACTCAACGAGCCGTATCATGTCGTGATTATTTGCGCAGGTTCTTCTGCCGGTTCCAAAGACTTTACCCGTGCAACTATCGCCAAGCTTGGCGAAGTTGTTGTGCACGGCGTGGCGGCAATGCCAGGGAAGCCATCCCTACTTGGTGTCTGCAAAGATAAGCTTGTTGCGGGTGCTCCGGGATATCCTGTCAGTGCTGTTATTTGCTTTGAAGAATTGCTGACTCCGCTTATTTCATGGATCAGCCGTAAACCTGTTCCTGCCCGTCCGACTGTAGATGCAGAATTGACCCGCAAGATGCCTTCTAAATTGGGTGTAGAAGAGTTTTTGCGACTTTCCATTGGCAAGGTTGGTGATAAATACGTTGCAACCCCGCTTGCCCGTGGTGCCGGATGCATTACAACAATGTCCCGTGCGCAAGGAGTGGGGCGTATTCCTGCTCAATCAGAAGGCACAGATCAACACGCAACAGTGCATACCGAGTTGTTAGTAGAAGAAAAGCGTCTTGATGAAGTGCTTGTTACTGTCGGTAGTCATGACAACACGCTCGATATTCTTGCTGACGAGTTAATGGGGTTGGATACTCCATTGCGCCTTGCCTCTAGTCATGTGGGGTCAATGGGCGGTATTCTGGCTGTAAAGAATGGCTCATGCCATATGGCAGGTGCGCACCTCTTTGATCCGGAAACAGGTGACTACAACTTCCCGTTTATCGATAAATATTTACCGGACACAGATGTTACGCTGATAAATCTGGCAATCAGACATCAAGGCTTTATTGTTCCTAAAGGCAATCCGCAGAATATTGCATCCATTACTGACATTGCTGATGGAACTGTTCGTTTTCTTAACAGACAGCGTGGAGCCGGAACGCGTATTTTGTTTGACCACCATCTGAAAGAGGCTGGCATTACACCTTCAGCTGTAAGCGGATATGACAAGGAAGAATTTACGCACATGGCTGTAGCTGTTAATGTGCTTACAGGCGCAGCAGATACTGGGCTTGGCATTTACGCTGCCGCAAAGGCGCTTGATTTAGATTTTGTACCGCTTGCCCGCGAACGCTATGATCTGATTATTCCGACCGCTCATCTTGAAACTCCGCAGGTACAGGCTGTGCTGAAATTATTGCAGTCGCCGACATTTAAAGCACGTATTGAGGCTCTTGGCGGTTATGAGACATCGTTAACAGGACAAATTATGAAACCTGGAATCGGTCTTGGAGAGTAG
- the hisF gene encoding imidazole glycerol phosphate synthase subunit HisF has protein sequence MLSKRIIPCLDVRDGRLTKGIKFKGNVDIGDPVETAKKYYEEGADEIVFYDITASHEGRGIFLDVVEKVASTIFIPFSVGGGINSVQDMRDALNAGAEKVSVNSGAVKNPDIISEGAARFGNQAIVLGMDVKQVPITADIPSGYEIVIHGGRKHMNMDAIEWAKTAEALGAGEICVNSIDADGTKDGYELNLTRTIAESVKIPIIASGGAGNPQHMYDAVTKGKATAALIASIVHYGEYTIPELKRQMSAMGAKMRMSW, from the coding sequence ATGCTAAGTAAACGTATTATTCCGTGCCTTGATGTACGCGATGGAAGATTGACAAAGGGCATCAAGTTCAAAGGTAATGTTGATATTGGCGATCCAGTAGAGACTGCAAAAAAATACTATGAAGAAGGTGCTGACGAGATCGTTTTTTACGATATTACAGCGTCGCATGAAGGACGTGGTATCTTTCTTGATGTTGTAGAAAAAGTAGCCTCAACTATCTTCATCCCATTTTCCGTAGGTGGCGGTATCAACTCTGTGCAGGATATGCGCGATGCCTTGAACGCAGGTGCTGAAAAAGTTTCCGTTAACTCAGGTGCAGTGAAAAATCCCGATATCATCAGTGAGGGAGCTGCCCGTTTCGGAAATCAGGCAATCGTACTGGGGATGGATGTCAAACAGGTTCCAATAACTGCCGACATTCCTTCCGGCTATGAAATCGTTATTCATGGTGGCAGAAAACATATGAATATGGATGCGATCGAGTGGGCAAAAACCGCTGAAGCGCTCGGTGCAGGTGAAATCTGTGTGAACTCCATCGATGCAGACGGTACAAAAGACGGCTATGAGCTGAACCTTACCCGCACAATTGCAGAGTCTGTGAAAATTCCGATCATCGCCTCAGGTGGTGCAGGTAATCCGCAGCACATGTATGACGCAGTGACAAAAGGGAAAGCAACAGCAGCTCTTATTGCCTCTATTGTTCATTACGGAGAATACACAATCCCTGAACTCAAACGGCAAATGAGCGCCATGGGCGCTAAAATGCGCATGAGCTGGTAG
- the carB gene encoding carbamoyl-phosphate synthase large subunit, which produces MPKRTDLKRIMVIGSGPIVIGQACEFDYSGTQAVKALKEEGYEVVLVNSNPATIMTDPELADRTYIEPIEPATVAEIIRKERPCALLPTLGGQTGLNTALAVAESGVLEECGVELIGATKSVIEKAESRELFREAMANIGLSVPGSDIARSMDDVRRIGEEMSFPIIIRPAFTMGGKGGGIAYNMEDLETIASQGLAASIQSELLLEQSIIGWKEYEMEVMRDKADNCVIICSIENFDPMGVHTGDSITVAPAQTLTDVEYQKMRDASIAIMREIGVETGGSNVQFGVNPKNGDLVVIEMNPRVSRSSALASKATGFPIAKIAAKLAVGYTLDEIPNDITRETMASFEPTIDYCVTKLPRFTFEKFPGAQDELNTAMKSVGEAMSIGRTFKESFQKGMRSLEVGVAGFGSNYRSKLPELEDIMGLLRTPNSKRVFALRHAFLLGMTIEELHEITHIDPWFLHQLKDIISMEEEIKDFGLANSLAPENEELHALMKRAKEYGFSDRQLAEMWKQPETAIRQLRKELGLEAVYYLVDTCASEFEAYTPYYYSTYETGHEIEVADKKKVIILGGGPNRIGQGIEFDYCCCHASFALRDMDVQSIMVNSNPETVSTDYDTSDRLYFEPLTFEDVMNIVELEKPDGVIIQFGGQTPLNLAVPLLRAGVPILGTHPDSIDRAEDRERFQALIHKLDLMQPANATVMSFEEARKAATTITYPLVVRPSYVLGGRAMEIVFDEEQLATYFDKYVPSNLEHPILLDKFLENATEVDVDAISDGEEVYVAGIMEHIEEAGIHSGDSACVLPPHTLPAEIVGEIRRQTIELAKELRVIGLMNIQFAVKDRQIFILEVNPRASRTAPFVSKATGVPLPRLATQVMLGEKLADLDPWSMRKHGYVSVKESVFPFNRFPGVDILLGPEMRSTGEVMGIANTVEEAFMKGQIASGQVLPQEGKVFISVNDRDKPYILDVAKRFVDLGFEVLATSGSAKLFIENGIPATRVAKVYEGRPNIVDFIKNGEVALLLNTASGKRTVQDSKSIRQEALVYGVPYSTTVSGARAISMAIAEQRNCELTVKSLQEYYAGE; this is translated from the coding sequence ATGCCGAAAAGGACAGATTTAAAGCGCATTATGGTTATTGGCTCCGGACCGATTGTTATCGGTCAGGCTTGTGAGTTTGACTACTCCGGAACTCAGGCTGTTAAAGCCTTGAAAGAAGAAGGGTACGAAGTTGTGTTGGTTAACTCCAACCCGGCTACGATTATGACAGACCCTGAGCTTGCAGACCGGACGTATATTGAGCCAATTGAACCTGCGACGGTTGCGGAGATTATCCGAAAAGAGCGACCTTGTGCTCTACTGCCGACACTTGGCGGTCAAACTGGTCTGAACACTGCGCTTGCAGTTGCAGAATCCGGTGTACTTGAAGAGTGTGGTGTTGAGCTTATCGGAGCAACCAAATCAGTTATTGAAAAAGCTGAAAGTCGTGAGTTGTTCCGCGAAGCAATGGCAAACATCGGCCTTAGTGTTCCGGGTTCTGATATTGCCCGCAGCATGGACGATGTACGCCGCATCGGCGAAGAAATGAGCTTCCCGATCATTATCCGTCCTGCATTTACCATGGGCGGTAAAGGCGGCGGTATTGCCTACAACATGGAAGACCTTGAAACTATCGCTTCACAGGGTCTTGCAGCATCTATTCAATCAGAACTCCTTCTTGAACAATCCATCATCGGTTGGAAAGAATATGAAATGGAAGTTATGCGCGATAAGGCGGATAACTGCGTTATCATTTGCTCCATTGAAAACTTCGACCCGATGGGCGTTCATACCGGTGACTCCATTACCGTAGCTCCGGCACAGACCCTTACTGACGTTGAATACCAAAAAATGCGTGACGCCTCTATCGCCATCATGCGTGAAATTGGTGTTGAAACTGGCGGTTCCAACGTACAGTTCGGTGTAAACCCTAAAAACGGCGACCTCGTGGTTATTGAAATGAACCCGCGTGTGTCCCGTTCTTCTGCCCTTGCTTCCAAAGCAACAGGCTTCCCTATCGCGAAAATTGCAGCAAAACTTGCTGTGGGATATACTCTCGACGAAATCCCGAACGATATTACCCGCGAGACAATGGCATCGTTTGAGCCGACCATTGACTACTGTGTAACCAAACTTCCTCGCTTTACTTTTGAAAAATTCCCTGGTGCACAGGACGAACTGAACACCGCAATGAAGAGTGTCGGCGAAGCTATGTCCATTGGACGTACCTTCAAAGAGTCCTTCCAGAAAGGCATGCGCTCTCTTGAAGTAGGTGTTGCCGGTTTCGGTAGCAACTACCGCAGCAAGCTTCCTGAACTTGAAGATATTATGGGGCTGCTGCGAACACCGAACTCTAAGCGTGTATTCGCCCTGCGCCATGCATTCCTCCTTGGAATGACCATTGAGGAACTGCACGAGATTACGCACATTGACCCTTGGTTCCTCCATCAGCTGAAAGATATCATCTCAATGGAAGAAGAGATTAAAGACTTTGGTCTTGCAAACTCTCTTGCTCCAGAAAACGAAGAGCTTCATGCACTCATGAAGCGCGCCAAAGAATACGGCTTCTCTGACCGTCAGCTTGCTGAAATGTGGAAGCAGCCAGAAACTGCAATCCGCCAGTTACGCAAAGAACTCGGACTTGAGGCAGTATACTACCTTGTAGATACCTGTGCTTCCGAATTTGAAGCCTACACCCCGTACTACTACTCCACCTATGAAACAGGTCATGAGATTGAAGTTGCGGACAAGAAGAAAGTAATTATTCTTGGCGGCGGTCCTAACCGAATCGGTCAGGGCATTGAATTTGACTACTGCTGCTGTCACGCATCGTTTGCACTGCGCGACATGGACGTACAGTCCATTATGGTTAACTCCAACCCTGAAACAGTTTCTACTGACTACGATACATCCGACCGCCTCTACTTTGAGCCGCTCACTTTTGAAGATGTAATGAACATCGTAGAGCTGGAAAAACCGGACGGAGTAATCATTCAGTTCGGCGGACAGACTCCGCTTAACCTTGCTGTGCCGTTATTGCGCGCTGGTGTACCTATTCTTGGAACACATCCTGACTCCATTGACCGCGCAGAAGACCGCGAGCGTTTTCAGGCTCTCATTCATAAGCTTGATCTTATGCAGCCAGCAAACGCAACGGTTATGTCTTTTGAAGAAGCACGCAAGGCAGCTACAACTATCACATACCCGCTTGTTGTTCGCCCTTCCTACGTTCTTGGCGGACGCGCTATGGAAATCGTATTTGATGAAGAACAGCTTGCTACATACTTTGATAAATATGTTCCTAGCAATCTTGAGCATCCTATTCTTCTGGACAAATTCCTTGAGAATGCCACAGAAGTTGACGTAGACGCCATCAGCGACGGTGAAGAAGTGTACGTTGCAGGCATTATGGAGCATATTGAAGAAGCCGGTATCCACTCAGGCGACTCCGCATGTGTTCTTCCTCCGCATACTTTACCAGCCGAAATCGTCGGTGAAATCAGAAGACAGACAATCGAACTCGCCAAAGAGTTGCGCGTTATCGGTCTTATGAACATTCAGTTTGCAGTTAAAGACAGACAAATCTTTATTCTGGAAGTTAACCCGCGTGCATCACGTACAGCACCGTTTGTATCCAAAGCAACCGGAGTACCGTTGCCTCGCCTTGCAACACAGGTAATGCTCGGTGAAAAGCTGGCAGACCTCGACCCTTGGTCCATGCGCAAGCACGGATATGTTTCCGTTAAAGAATCTGTATTCCCATTCAACCGATTCCCTGGTGTAGATATCCTTCTCGGCCCTGAAATGCGCTCTACAGGCGAAGTAATGGGCATTGCAAATACAGTAGAAGAAGCATTTATGAAGGGACAGATCGCTTCCGGTCAGGTACTACCTCAGGAAGGCAAAGTCTTCATCTCAGTTAATGATCGTGACAAGCCATACATCCTTGATGTTGCCAAACGTTTTGTCGATCTCGGCTTCGAAGTTCTTGCAACCTCCGGTTCCGCTAAGCTATTCATAGAAAACGGAATTCCGGCAACCAGAGTTGCAAAAGTGTACGAAGGGCGCCCAAACATAGTTGACTTTATTAAGAATGGTGAAGTAGCTCTCCTCTTGAACACGGCTTCCGGCAAACGCACCGTGCAGGACTCCAAGTCCATCCGGCAGGAAGCATTGGTGTACGGAGTTCCTTACTCCACAACTGTTTCCGGAGCTCGTGCTATATCTATGGCTATAGCAGAACAGAGAAACTGCGAACTGACTGTTAAAAGTTTGCAAGAATACTACGCTGGAGAATAA
- the purF gene encoding amidophosphoribosyltransferase → MKREYCGVFGIYNHEEAARLTYFGLYAQQHRGQESAGIVTWDGTKLREERGMGLVPDVFNEQHLGRELKGDIGMGHIRYSTTGGSRLRNAQPFMVQYKDLQLAIAHNGNLVNTMELRAQLEESGSIFQTTIDSEVIVHLIVKHLRTKPLEEAVLAACKEAQGSYSLLLMANNKLIAVRDPLGIRPLVLGRLGDSHVIASETCAFDLLEADLIRNIKPGEMLVLDGNSVESYQMDVQVEKRRHCIFELIYFSRPDSLVFGEDVYACRKKMGHQLALESHVDADFVMPFPDSGIYCAVGYAQQSGLPYEHAMIRNHYVGRTFIQPSQDMRDFSTRVKINPVKSLIKDKRIVIVDDSVVRGTTIRSRVKKLRELGAREIHFRVSCPPIKFPCYYGINFSSKGELIAANNTIKEIEKFIGLDSLHYLSIEGLLKSVSSPDDYCLACFNGDYAIPCPGGNCGSCSC, encoded by the coding sequence ATGAAACGTGAATATTGTGGTGTGTTCGGGATCTATAATCACGAAGAGGCAGCCCGCCTTACTTACTTCGGTCTCTATGCTCAGCAGCATAGAGGACAGGAAAGTGCCGGAATTGTAACATGGGACGGCACAAAACTTCGTGAAGAGCGTGGCATGGGACTTGTTCCCGACGTGTTTAATGAGCAGCACCTTGGCAGAGAACTGAAGGGCGATATTGGAATGGGGCATATCCGGTACTCAACAACCGGTGGCTCTCGTTTACGAAATGCCCAGCCATTCATGGTTCAGTACAAAGACTTGCAGCTTGCCATTGCACACAACGGAAACCTCGTTAATACAATGGAACTGCGTGCTCAGCTTGAGGAAAGCGGCTCCATTTTTCAGACCACAATCGACAGCGAAGTCATTGTGCATCTGATTGTAAAACACCTGCGCACAAAACCGCTTGAAGAAGCAGTGCTTGCTGCGTGTAAAGAGGCACAGGGTTCTTACTCGCTTTTGCTTATGGCAAACAATAAACTTATTGCAGTACGAGACCCTCTTGGTATTCGCCCGTTGGTTCTCGGACGTCTCGGAGACTCTCATGTAATCGCCTCAGAGACATGTGCGTTCGATCTGCTGGAAGCAGACTTGATACGCAACATCAAGCCGGGAGAAATGCTCGTTTTAGATGGCAACTCTGTTGAATCCTATCAAATGGATGTGCAAGTAGAGAAAAGACGCCATTGCATTTTTGAGCTTATCTATTTCTCTCGTCCTGACTCACTTGTTTTTGGCGAAGATGTATATGCCTGTCGAAAGAAAATGGGGCACCAGCTTGCGCTGGAGTCACATGTAGATGCTGATTTTGTCATGCCGTTTCCCGATTCTGGAATCTACTGTGCTGTTGGCTACGCACAGCAGTCCGGACTACCGTACGAGCATGCAATGATTCGAAACCACTATGTTGGTAGAACATTCATTCAGCCATCACAGGATATGCGAGATTTTAGCACCCGTGTTAAAATCAATCCGGTTAAAAGCCTTATCAAAGATAAGCGTATTGTCATTGTGGACGACTCCGTTGTTCGCGGTACGACAATCCGCTCTCGAGTTAAAAAGCTGCGGGAGCTTGGTGCAAGGGAAATTCACTTCAGAGTAAGTTGCCCGCCTATCAAGTTTCCGTGTTACTACGGCATCAATTTCTCATCTAAGGGAGAATTGATTGCCGCCAATAATACCATAAAGGAGATCGAAAAATTCATCGGTCTGGACAGCCTTCACTATCTTTCCATCGAAGGGCTGCTCAAATCGGTTTCATCTCCTGATGATTACTGTCTTGCTTGCTTTAACGGGGATTATGCTATCCCTTGTCCAGGCGGCAATTGTGGGTCATGCAGCTGCTAG
- the hisH gene encoding imidazole glycerol phosphate synthase subunit HisH has product MLAILEYKAGNQTSVKRALDHLGIPNKITANPDEVLAAHGIIFPGVGAAGQAMEELLASGLESVLRTAIEQGKPLLGICVGCQIMLDYSQEGNTKTLGIIPGQCNLFNDEWKDMNGEPIRVPHMGWNKVIQHKPCELLKGISDEDEFYFVHSYFPEPHPDYVIATTQYGYEFCSIHGGSGLWAVQFHPEKSGRAGLRLMKNFYNYCEEAANAK; this is encoded by the coding sequence ATGCTCGCGATTCTTGAGTACAAAGCGGGGAACCAGACAAGTGTTAAGCGTGCGCTTGACCATCTTGGTATCCCAAATAAAATTACAGCAAACCCAGATGAAGTGTTGGCGGCTCACGGAATTATTTTCCCCGGTGTCGGCGCTGCCGGTCAAGCAATGGAAGAACTTTTAGCTTCCGGTCTTGAATCTGTATTGCGCACTGCAATTGAACAGGGAAAACCGCTGCTCGGTATCTGTGTAGGTTGTCAAATCATGTTGGATTACAGTCAGGAAGGTAATACCAAAACCCTTGGTATTATTCCCGGACAGTGTAATCTGTTTAATGATGAGTGGAAGGACATGAACGGTGAGCCGATTCGTGTTCCGCATATGGGATGGAACAAGGTAATTCAGCATAAACCTTGCGAACTGCTTAAAGGCATCAGCGATGAAGACGAGTTTTACTTCGTACATTCATACTTCCCTGAGCCGCATCCAGACTATGTGATTGCAACAACACAGTACGGTTACGAATTTTGTTCTATTCATGGTGGTTCCGGCTTATGGGCTGTTCAGTTCCATCCGGAAAAAAGTGGTCGTGCAGGATTGCGCCTGATGAAGAACTTCTACAACTATTGCGAGGAGGCCGCTAATGCTAAGTAA
- a CDS encoding KpsF/GutQ family sugar-phosphate isomerase: protein MNKCICTPAGDWLAKGRQALQIEIEGLETVKANLGDSFVRAVELLAECKGRVIITGLGKSGLVGRKLAATLSSTGTASFYLHPVEGAHGDLGMIREEDVVVSISNSGETDELNAVLPAMRSLGASVISLTGGVTSTMARLSDIVINTGVPKEACPLDLAPTSSTTATLAIGDALAACLIEAKAFTAADFKRYHPGGALGQRLTMPIDALILRESDPVVVQNTPLSEALRIMDKGRLGTVVFTDDKGCLTGILTDGDLRRLICKGALDMTQPSSQIMVKDPYRAKKGSSVAELLDFMEEKAITVLPVVEEDGTLCGIVHMHDLLGKGRVKFSR, encoded by the coding sequence ATGAATAAGTGTATCTGCACACCTGCTGGCGACTGGCTGGCAAAAGGACGCCAAGCACTCCAGATTGAAATTGAAGGTCTGGAAACTGTGAAAGCAAACCTTGGCGATTCCTTTGTACGTGCTGTCGAACTGCTTGCAGAATGCAAAGGTCGCGTTATCATAACCGGTCTTGGCAAGTCCGGTCTTGTCGGACGTAAGCTTGCAGCAACCCTGTCTTCCACAGGGACTGCGTCTTTTTATCTGCATCCTGTCGAAGGTGCCCATGGCGACCTTGGTATGATTCGAGAAGAAGACGTAGTGGTGTCTATTTCAAATTCCGGTGAAACTGACGAGTTAAACGCAGTTCTTCCGGCGATGCGCTCTCTGGGAGCGTCTGTTATCTCCTTAACCGGCGGTGTAACATCCACAATGGCGCGTCTTTCAGACATCGTCATCAATACCGGTGTGCCTAAAGAAGCCTGTCCGCTTGACCTTGCTCCCACAAGTTCAACAACTGCAACGCTTGCAATAGGAGATGCCCTCGCAGCATGCCTTATCGAAGCTAAAGCATTTACCGCGGCAGACTTTAAACGCTACCACCCCGGTGGTGCGCTTGGACAGCGTCTGACTATGCCGATAGATGCGCTTATTCTGCGTGAGTCTGACCCCGTTGTTGTTCAGAATACTCCGCTTTCCGAAGCCCTGCGCATTATGGATAAAGGACGTCTCGGAACTGTCGTCTTTACGGACGACAAAGGCTGCCTTACAGGAATACTCACCGACGGCGACCTGCGACGTCTTATTTGCAAAGGTGCATTAGATATGACGCAGCCTTCTTCGCAAATAATGGTCAAAGATCCTTACAGAGCTAAAAAAGGCTCATCCGTAGCGGAACTTCTCGACTTTATGGAAGAAAAGGCAATAACCGTCCTCCCAGTGGTAGAAGAAGACGGAACCCTATGCGGTATAGTGCATATGCACGACTTGCTCGGCAAAGGGCGCGTTAAATTCAGCAGATAG